The proteins below come from a single Papaver somniferum cultivar HN1 chromosome 11, ASM357369v1, whole genome shotgun sequence genomic window:
- the LOC113322140 gene encoding condensin complex subunit 1-like codes for MAPSFIFPSNLRDLEKDHGEDRFVVQSLTDVSSFHTSQLEDFVKEVAFDLSNKELFCIEEQEVFDRVYSLVRDFPTLTASCKVNLVEALRSNLSVLIPSIESLSRASNDDDDNTSNISDRIASHRNAFKIYTFSLLSIVVAEETANQSTDNISKVGATNRKKHSVKSWDWEPQRGRILTLIANSLEINLGLLFGSSGPDENYLSYVVKNAFSLFEKAVLLKDSDTKEALCRIIGSCSTKYQYKAQTCASVLHLIHKYDFTVVHLADAVASMEKKYGDGSLAISLIREIGRANSKDYVRDTVGAENIGRFLVELADRLPKLVSTNVGVLIPHFGGESYKIRNALVGVLGKLVSKAFQDVEGDVSSKSVRLRSKQAMLEILLERCRDVTAYTRSRVLQVWGELCEEHAVSIGLWNEVAVVAAGRLEDKTAVVRKSALNLLIVMLQHNPFGPQLRIASFEATLEKYKDRLSDQETSDPSESVLDGIPSDTDTCEAGNDTDHINTDKIPADQQDSVSDSCLPDGGKVDEPKDSSMPNIGNLEHIRALVASLKAGLTFSKCISDTMPTLTQLMASSSATDVEHTILLLMRCRQFQIDGSEACLRKMMPLVFSQDKSIYEAVESAFITIYVRKSPVETAKNLLSLAVESSIGDLAALEFIVSALVSKGEISTSTISSLWDFFSFSVSAVTAEQSRGALSVLCMAAKSSAGVLGSRLQDIIDIGFGRWAKEDPLLARTACVALQRLSKEDKEKLIATSGSRVFGILESLVTGLGLPQNIWYAAVDKAIAAIYAIHPAPETLAALVVKRSFSAVFHSNGDELPNGTNILSTVQVDKLGRFLFVASHVALNQLVYIESCVLKIRKQKTKTEKSNTETQNVQGDESSKENNINSELGLAVSEDAIIDALSERAEKEIVSVHCAEKTLIGHCAPFLSSLCRNYVLMQKYPELQASGMLALCRFMIIDADFCEENLQLLFTVVEGAPSETVRSNCTIALGDLAARFPNLLEPWTEKMYARLRDPSISVRKNAVLVLSHLILNDMMKVKGYINEMAVCLEDEDERISSLAKLFFHELSKKGSNPIYNLLPDILGRLSNQNLKKEVFYNIMQFLIGSIKKDKQMESLVEKLCNRFSGVTDKKQWEYIAYCLSQLTFTEKGMKKLMESFKNYEHVLSEDSVMESFRSIISKGKKFAKPELKACVEEFEEKLDKYHMEKKEQELTARNALMHQQKLNSLEELVVGKDQKGQEDSDTDAAEAGEVIDPSNELDDELEGSEEVEDQIDEATEEVEGDIEATEEVEEGTTEEDEGDVVATEEVGATTKAVTKEFEGDLEEVEEERDDATEDTLSETNMSTEMDEDSEDEDEEA; via the exons atggCTCCATCTTTCATCTTTCCGTCAAATCTCCGCGACCTAGAAAAAGATCACGGCGAAGATCGATTCGTTGTTCAATCTCTTACCGATGTATCTTCCTTTCACACTTCACAGCTCGAGGATTTCGTCAAAG AAGTGGCATTTGATTTATCCAACAAGGAATTGTTCTGCATAGAGGAACAAGAGGTGTTTGATAGAGTTTATTCACTCGTTAGGGATTTCCCTACACTCACTGCATCTTGTAAGGTTAATCTTGTTGAAGCCCTAAGGTCCAATCTCAGTGTCCTCATCCCAAGTATCGAATCTCTTTCAAGAGCTTCTAATGATGATGACGACAACACTTCAAACATTTCTGACCGGATTGCTTCGCATCGAAATGCTTTTAAAATATATACGTTTTCGCTTCTATCCATCGTTGTTGCCGAGGAGACTGCTAATCAGTCTACAGACAACATTTCCAAG GTAGGAGCAACAAACCGAAAGAAACATAGTGTAAAGTCATGGGATTGGGAACCTCAGAGGGGACGGATATTGACATTAATAGCTAATTCTCTTGAAATCAATCTGGGGTTACTCTTTGGATCTTCTGGTCCTGATGAAAATTATCTTTCTTATGTTGTGAA AAATGCATTCTCTTTGTTTGAAAAAGCAGTACTCCTGAAGGACTCTGACACAAAAGAGGCACTGTGCCGGATAATAGGCAGCTGTTCCACTAAATATCAGTATAAGGCACAGACATGTGCTTCAGTGTTGCATTTGATCCACAAATATGATTTCACTGTGGTCCACTTGGCTGATGCTGTTGCATCAATGGAGAAAAAATACGGAGATGGCAGCTTAGCAATCTCACTCATAAGAGAGATTGGACGGGCAAACTCAAAGGATTATGTGAGGGACACTGTTGGGGCGGAAAACATTGGACGATTTCTTGTTGAGCTTGCTGATCGTCTACCCAAGCTAGTATCTACAAATGTTGGAGTTTTGATTCCTCATTTTGGTGGAGAATCTTATAAGATAAGAAATGCACTGGTTGGGGTACTGGGGAAGTTGGTCTCCAAGGCATTTCAGGATGTCGAGGGTGATGTTAGTTCAAAGTCTGTTCGCTTGCGTAGCAAACAAGCCATGTTGGAGATCTTACTTGAACGGTGTCGAGATGTGACTGCATATACTCGGAGTCGGGTACTTCAGGTGTGGGGTGAGCTATGTGAAGAGCATGCCGTCTCTATTGGTTTATGGAATGAGGTTGCAGTGGTGGCTGCTGGGAGACTGGAGGATAAGACTGCAGTGGTGAGGAAATCTGCTTTGAATTTACTCATCGTGATGTTGCAGCATAACCCATTTGGCCCACAACTCAGAATTGCTTCTTTTGAAGCAACCTTGGAAAAGTACAAAGATAGATTATCTGATCAGGAAACGTCGGACCCTTCAGAGAGTGTCTTGGATGGGATACCATCTGATACCGATACCTGTGAAGCAGGCAATGATACTGATCATATAAACACTGATAAGATACCAGCAGATCAGCAAGATAGTGTAAGTGACAGCTGTTTACCTGATGGTGGAAAGGTTGATGAGCCTAAGGATAGTTCCATGCCAAATATAGGTAATTTGGAACACATCAGGGCCTTAGTTGCATCTCTCAAGGCTGGCCTAACATTCTCAAAGTGCATATCAGACACGATGCCGACACTTACACAGCTGATGGCTTCATCTTCTGCCACCGATGTTGAACACACCATTCTCTTGCTTATGAGGTGCAGACAGTTCCAAATTGACGGATCAGAGGCCTGTCTACGCAAGATGATGCCTCTG GTTTTTTCACAGGATAAGTCAATATATGAAGCTGTGGAAAGTGCATTCATCACCATTTATGTAAGAAAAAGCCCCGTGGAAACTGCTAAGAATTTGTTGTCTCTTGCCGTCGAATCAAGTATTGGTGATCTTGCAGCTCTGGAGTTTATAGTTTCTGCCTTGGTGTCTAAGGGTGAAATTTCGACGAGCACG ATATCTTCCTTGTGGGATTTCTTTAGCTTTAGTGTCAGCGCAGTCACAGCCGAGCAAAGCCGCGGAGCCCTATCAGTTCTTTGCATGGCAGCAAAATCTTCTGCTGGTGTTCTTGGTTCTCGTCTGCAGGACATTATTGATATTGGTTTTGGTCGTTGGGCGAAAGAGGACCCTTTGCTCGCCAGAACGGCATGTGTTGCCTTGCAAAGATTATCTAAAGAAGATAAGGAAAAGCTGATTGCTACAAGTGGCAGTAGAGTGTTTGGTATTCTGGAAAGTTTGGTCACTGGGTTGGGGCTACCGCAAAACATATGGTATGCTGCAGTAGATAAAGCCATTGCTGCTATATATGCTATTCATCCAGCACCAGAAACATTAGCTGCTCTGGTGGTGAAAAGATCGTTTAGTGCAGTGTTTCATTCTAATGGAGACGAGTTGCCAAATGGCACAAATATTCTTTCCACTGTGCAAGTAGACAAACTTGGTAGATTTTTATTTGTTGCAAGTCACGTAGCTTTAAATCAGCTAGTTTACATTGAATCTTGTGTTTTAAAGATTCGTAAACAAAAAACGAAGACAGAGAAGTCAAATACTGAGACTCAGAATGTCCAAGGTGATGAGTCCTCAAAG GAGAATAATATAAACTCTGAATTAGGTCTTGCGGTTTCTGAAGATGCAATAATTGATGCACTCTCTGAAAGAGCAGAGAAAGAAATTGTTTCAGTCCATTGTGCTGAAAAGACCTTAATTGGACACTGTGCACCTTTTCTCTCAAGTCTTTGTAGAAATTATGTTTTGATGCAAAAG TATCCAGAATTGCAGGCTTCTGGAATGCTGGCACTTTGTCGGTTTATGATTATTGATGCAGATTTCTG TGAAGAGAATCTTCAGCTTCTCTTCACAGTTGTGGAGGGCGCACCGTCAGAAACTGTTCGATCTAACTGCACAATTGCTCTGGGAGACTTGGCTGCTCGGTTCCCTAATCTCTTAGAGCCATGGACTGAGAAGATGTATGCTCGACTGCGAGATCCATCAATCTCGGTTCGGAAAAATGCAGTGTTGGTGCTTTCGCACTTGATATTGAATGATATGATGAAG GTGAAAGGTTATATAAATGAAATGGCTGTCTGtttagaagatgaagatgagaggATTTCAAGTCTTGCAAAGCTTTTCTTTCATGAATTATCTAAGAAAG GGAGCAATCCAATTTATAATTTACTTCCGGATATTCTTGGAAGACTATCCAACCAAAATCTGAAGAAAGAGGTTTTCTACAACATTATGCAGTTCTTAATAGGCTCAATTAAGAAG GACAAACAAATGGAATCTCTTGTGGAAAAGCTTTGCAACAGGTTTAGCGGAGTCACAG ATAAGAAACAGTGGGAATATATTGCCTACTGCCTTTCACAGCTAACATTCACCGAAAAGGGGATGAAAAAACTTATGGAATCCTTTAAAAACTATGAACATGTTCTATCTGAGGATTCTGTTATGGAAAGTTTCCGGAGCATAATCAGCAAG GGTAAAAAGTTCGCCAAGCCTGAGCTTAAAGCttgtgttgaggagtttgaagaGAAATTGGATAAGTATCATATGGAGAAGAAGGAGCAAGAGCTAACTGCCAGAAATGCCCTGATGCATCAACAAAAGTTAAATAGTTTGGAAGAGCTTGTGGTAGGAAAGGATCAAAAGGGACAAGAAGATTCAGATACCGATGCTGCTGAAG CTGGTGAGGTGATTGACCCTTCAAATGAGTTGGATGACGAATTAGAAGGCTCAGAAGAGGTTGAAGATCAGATAGACGAAGCCACGGAAGAAGTTGAAGGTGATATTGAAGCTACAGAAGAAGTGGAAGAAGGCACCACAGAAGAAGATGAAGGCGACGTAGTAGCTACAGAAGAAGTGGGGGCTACTACAAAAGCGGTAACGAAAGAATTTGAAGGTGACttagaagaagtagaagaggaaagAGATGATGCCACAGAAGACACCTTGAGTGAGACAAATATGTCCACAGAAATGGATGAGGATagcgaagatgaagatgaagaagcttAA